Part of the Sphingomonas sp. KR3-1 genome is shown below.
GGATAAGGGGCGGGCCGGGCCCCGCTATCGGGCAAAGCCACTAGGGGCGGGCGCGGCATTTGCTGGGATGGGGTGCTAGCGCAGCATGTGCGCGACCGCCCGCTGCGAGCGATGCGATGCGCGCCGCAACGCCGCGCCGGCGCCGGGCCGGCTTCGGCGCGCCTGCGCCGAGGCTGTCTCGACATAGGGGACGAGATCGTCGTCATCGGCACAGGGCCAGGCATCCTGCAGCGTGTCGAGCAGCGAGACGCCAGCATATTGGGTGCGCCGATCGGGCTCGGCGAGCATCAGCGTGAGGAAGGCTTCGCGCACCTCGGTGAGCGTCACGCCGACATCGGGAAGGCAGAAGCTGGTGCCGCCGCCATCGGTCATGCTCGCCTGGCCGATCATCAGCCCCTCGAACGAGCCGCGCAGATAGCTGGCGCAGAGCTGCGAGGGCTGGCCCTGTCCGCGGCACAGGTCCTCCAGCGCGCCACCGAGCATCGGGCCGCCGGCGCCGCGCTCGCGGGCCAGGTCCTGCGCCTGGGCGGGAAGGGCGGCGGCGCCTGCCAGCGCGAGCGCGAAAAGCCAGGTGCAACGCCGCGGTTCGGGACGCATCGGGACGGCCTCCTTCGATCTGGCTGGCGGATAAGCGTACCCGCCCCGCAATGTCGGTAGCCCGGTTATGGCCAAAGGCGGGCCGGCGGCTATCGGGATGGCTGCGGATATCCGGCCGGCGGAAATCCCGATTTTGCCTTGGGCCGGGCCGCGACTCACGCTTGCACGACCTGCGCTGCGAGCCTTCCGACGGGCGCCGTTTTGCGTCTCCTAGGGGTTTGTCCCATTTGCCCAGGGTACGAAATTTGGATGCTATCGTGGGGCGATTGCATGATTTTGTATGCACCCCGCTCCGCAGTAAAAGGTTATCTTAACGTTAACTATATCGAGTTATAATTATGTTTCGTCAGTACTTTAACCGATTGAAATAATCGGGACATACAATATTATCGCTGCGGGATTGTCTCTTCTTTCTTTAGGGGGAGGGAGGAAGGCAAATCCCTGTGTTTCGAACTTGTGAATCGGGGCAGCACATGTCGTATCTTCCGGGACAACCCGAAGACGCTGGTAATTCCGAGACCAGACGCGAAGCCGACCACGGGAAACGGCCGCCTGCGGGCGCTGCCGCCCTCACCGTGCGCTGCGACGCACGAAACCAGGTCTATGGCGCGCCGGCGCAGGTCGCGGTGGTCGATGGCTGGTGGAACATCCTGACCGTCAATGGCTCCTGGCTGGAGCAAGCGATGCTGCTGGGTCATGGCGAGCTGGTGAAGATCGGCGCCAACTTCAAACGCTATATCGAGGAGCTCGCCAGCCGGCAGGGGGAGACCAGCCGGGCGCTGCTCCAAGGGCTGCAGGCAGTGGAATCGCGCGCGCAGAACCACTTCGTCCATCTCTACCGTTCGACCACGGACGGGGTCTATTATCAGTTCTCGGTCGACTGCTTCGAAGTCGGCGGGCGGCGCTATGCGACGATCTCGCGTGTCAACGTCACCGAGCTGCACGACCTGCGCCAGCAGACGATCAAGCTGAGCTCGAACCTGATGCAGGCACAGGCGAGCCTGGTGCGCGCGCAGGACGACGAGCGCCGGCGCGTCGCCGCAGCACTGCACGACACTGCCGCGCAGCACTTGGTCGGCGTCAATCTCGGCCTCGCCCGGCTGCGCGAATTGAGCAAGGACCCGATCGTGGTCGCGATGGCCGAGGAGCTCAGCGGGCTGCTCGAGGAGTTCCACCGCGAGATCCGCGGCGTCACCTATGTGATGCATCCGCCCGAGGTGCGCCGCAGCGGGCTGCACGAGGCGGTGCGGCTGCTCTGCAGGGGCTTTGCCGATCGCAGCGGGCTGGACGTCGCGCTGCGCGTCTATGGCGAGGACCGGCGGCGGGGCACCGCGGTGGAATCGGCGATCTACCGGCTCGTCCAGGAAGCGCTGACCAATGTGCAGAAGCATGCCGGCGCCCACCAGGTGCGGATCCGCCTGATCAGCCGGGTGCGCGCCTTCTTCATCGTGGTCTGCGATGACGGCGTCGGCCTGCCCAAGGACCGCAGCCGCGCCCGGCTGGGCATCGGCCTGCCGGCGATGCGGCGGCGCGTGGAGGATCTGGGCGGCTGCCTGCACCTCAAGCCCGGCCTCGGCGCGCAGGGCACGACGCTGGCGGCGATGATCCCGCGCGACGGCGGCGCGGACTTCCTCCCTGCGCCGATGCTCGGGGTGCCGCTGGGCGCGAGCTGATCGCGCTGCCTGCCGCCTGGTGCGGCGGGTGCGGGGCTTTCCTAGGCCTGGATGATGTTGTTGCGCACCGCGAAGCGCACCAGTTCGGCAGTGGTGCGCAGCTTCAGCTTGTGCATGCACGAGGCGCGGTGAGTCTCGACCGTTTTCACGCTTATGCCCAGGATGTGGCTGATTTCCTTGTTGATCTTGCCCTCGGCGATCAGCTGGACGACCTCGCGCTCGCGGTGGGTGAGCGTGGCGTGCGCGGACGGCGAGGATTCCAGGAACCGTTCGAGCAGCGTCTCGGAGATCACCCCCGAGAAATAGGGCCGGTGGATCGAC
Proteins encoded:
- a CDS encoding Rap1a/Tai family immunity protein; amino-acid sequence: MRPEPRRCTWLFALALAGAAALPAQAQDLARERGAGGPMLGGALEDLCRGQGQPSQLCASYLRGSFEGLMIGQASMTDGGGTSFCLPDVGVTLTEVREAFLTLMLAEPDRRTQYAGVSLLDTLQDAWPCADDDDLVPYVETASAQARRSRPGAGAALRRASHRSQRAVAHMLR
- a CDS encoding ATP-binding protein, whose amino-acid sequence is MRCDARNQVYGAPAQVAVVDGWWNILTVNGSWLEQAMLLGHGELVKIGANFKRYIEELASRQGETSRALLQGLQAVESRAQNHFVHLYRSTTDGVYYQFSVDCFEVGGRRYATISRVNVTELHDLRQQTIKLSSNLMQAQASLVRAQDDERRRVAAALHDTAAQHLVGVNLGLARLRELSKDPIVVAMAEELSGLLEEFHREIRGVTYVMHPPEVRRSGLHEAVRLLCRGFADRSGLDVALRVYGEDRRRGTAVESAIYRLVQEALTNVQKHAGAHQVRIRLISRVRAFFIVVCDDGVGLPKDRSRARLGIGLPAMRRRVEDLGGCLHLKPGLGAQGTTLAAMIPRDGGADFLPAPMLGVPLGAS